A genomic region of Nostoc sp. UHCC 0702 contains the following coding sequences:
- a CDS encoding 30S ribosomal protein S6, whose protein sequence is MSTVYETIYILRPDLGDEQVEQAINKYQNLLKEQGAEDIQIQNRGKRRLAYEIKKQRDGIYIQMNYSGPGTAIAPMERAMRLSEEVIRYLTIKQELPEEKTEKVAVTA, encoded by the coding sequence ATGTCTACAGTTTACGAAACAATATACATCCTGCGTCCTGATTTAGGAGACGAACAGGTAGAGCAAGCAATTAACAAATACCAGAACTTGCTCAAAGAACAAGGTGCTGAAGATATCCAAATTCAAAATCGTGGCAAGCGTCGTCTGGCTTACGAAATTAAAAAGCAGCGGGACGGCATCTACATCCAGATGAACTACTCCGGCCCTGGAACTGCTATTGCTCCTATGGAACGTGCAATGCGTTTGAGTGAAGAAGTAATCCGCTACCTCACAATTAAGCAGGAACTGCCTGAAGAGAAAACAGAAAAAGTTGCCGTAACCGCTTAA